From Peromyscus maniculatus bairdii isolate BWxNUB_F1_BW_parent chromosome 8, HU_Pman_BW_mat_3.1, whole genome shotgun sequence, a single genomic window includes:
- the C8H17orf50 gene encoding uncharacterized protein C17orf50 homolog → MDKHGVKTPLWKKEVEEPEASEEEPEDESSSSSSSSEVEKRDPESTAEVEEDARDEEEREALSVCYCPLRQEPSTQQVALLRRSDSGFWGWLSPFALLGGLAAPADRKRGAPEEPCVLETRRRPPRRGVCARCEILFCKKCKSLHSHPAYIEHCILEHPDPSQAEAAGSSECIQSQPLHPQSSKLFYL, encoded by the exons ATGGATAAGCATG GCGTGAAGACCCCTCTGTggaagaaggaggtggaggagccCGAGGCCAGCGAGGAGGAGCCGGAGGACgagtcgtcgtcgtcgtcgtcatcgtcgGAGGTGGAGAAGCGGGACCCCGAGAGCACGGCGGAGGTCGAGGAGGACGCCCGCGATGAGGAGGAGCGCGAGGCCCTCTCGGTGTGCTACTGCCCGCTGCGCCAGGAGCCCAGcacccagcaggtggcgctgctGCGACGCTCGGACAGCGGCTTCTGGGGCTGGCTCAGCCCGTTCGCGCTGCTGGGTGGCCTGGCCGCTCCTGCGGACAG GAAGCGTGGTGCCCCGGAAGAACCGTGCGTGTTGGAGACGCGGCGGCGGCCACCGCGCCGCGGGGTTTGTGCGCGCTGCGAGATCCTTTTCTGCAAGAAATGCAAGAGCCTGCATAGCCACCCGGCCTACATAGAGCACTGTATTCTGGAGCACCCTGACCCGAGTCAGGCGGAGGCCGCCGGGAGCTCTGAGTGCATCCAGTCCCAGCCTCTGCACCCGCAAAGCTCCAAACTCTTCTATCTCTAG
- the Mmp28 gene encoding matrix metalloproteinase-28 isoform X1: protein MTLPRCGVADADSHAAWAERISALFAGRRAKMRRKKRFAKPGNKWYKQHLSYRLVNWPERLPEPAVRGAVRAAFQLWSNVSALEFWEAPATGPADIRLTFFQGDHNDGLANAFDGPGGALAHAFLPRRGEAHFDRDERWSLSRRRGRNLFVVLAHEIGHTLGLAHSPAPRALMAPYYKKLGRDALLSWDDVLAVQSLYGKPLGRSVATQLPGKLFTDFEAWDPRNSQRIRPEIRGPKYCYSSFDAITVDGQWRLYVFKGSHFWEVAADGNVSEPRPLQKRWPGLPPNIEAAAVSLEDGDFYFFKGSRCWRFQGMKSVWGNSQLCRAGGLPRHPDAALFFPPLRRLVLFKGARYYVLARGGKQVEPYYPRSLRDWAGVPEEVSGALPRPDGSVVFFRDDHYWHLDQAKLRVTGSGRWATELPWMGCWNANSGGALF, encoded by the exons ATGACACTTCCGCGCTGTGGGGTTGCAGACGCCGACAGTCATGCAGCTTGGGCAGAGAGGATCAGTGCCCTGTTTGCTGGACGCCGGGCCAAAATGAGACGTAAGAAACGCTTTGCAAAGCCAG GTAACAAATGGTACAAACAGCATCTGTCCTACCGCCTGGTGAACTGGCCTGAGCGCCTGCCCGAGCCAGCTGTCCGAGGGGCCGTACGAGCTGCCTTCCAGTTGTGGAGCAATGTGTCAGCGCTGGAGTTCTGGGAGGCCCCAGCCACAGGCCCTGCTGACATCCGCCTCACCTTCTTCCAAGGGGACCACAATGATGGGCTAGCCAATGCATTCGACGGCCCAG GGGGCGCCCTGGCGCACGCCTTCCTGCCCCGCCGGGGCGAAGCGCATTTCGACCGAGATGAGCGTTGGTCCCTGAGCCGCCGCCGCGGGCGCAACCTGTTCGTGGTGCTGGCGCACGAAATCGGCCACACGCTCGGTCTCGCGCACTCGCCCGCGCCGCGCGCGCTCATGGCGCCCTACTACAAGAAGCTGGGCCGCGACGCCCTGCTCAGCTGGGACGACGTGCTAGCGGTGCAGAGCCTGTATG GGAAGCCTCTGGGACGCTCAGTGGCCACCCAGCTCCCTGGAAAGCTATTCACTGACTTTGAGGCTTGGGACCCTCGCAACTCCCAGAGGATACGCCCCGAAATCAGAGGTCCTAAATACTGCTACTCTTCCTTTGATGCCATCACTGTAG ATGGACAGTGGCGACTGTACGTCTTCAAAGGAAGCCACTTCTGGGAAGTCGCAGCTGATGGCAATGTTTCAGAGCCCCGTCCCCTGCAGAAAAGGTGGCCTGGGCTGCCTCCCAATATCGAGGCTGCTGCAGTGTCGCTGGAAGATGGAGACTTCTACTTCTTTAAAG GGAGTCGATGTTGGAGGTTCCAGGGCATGAAGTCtgtgtggggtaactcacaactgTGCCGGGCTGGAGGTCTGCCCAGACACCCGGACGCCGCTCTCTTCTTCCCGCCTCTGCGCCGCCTTGTCCTCTTCAAGGGCGCCCGCTACTACGTGCTGGCTCGAGGCGGGAAGCAAGTGGAGCCCTACTATCCTCGCAGCCTGAGGGACTGGGCGGGGGTCCCTGAGGAGGTCAGTGGCGCCCTACCAAGGCCGGATGGCTCCGTCGTCTTCTTCAGAGATGACCACTACTGGCACCTGGATCAAGCCAAACTGCGGGTGACCGGCTCCGGCCGCTGGGCCACAGAGCTGCCCTGGATGGGCTGTTGGAATGCCAACTCAGGAGGTGCCCTGTTCTGA
- the Mmp28 gene encoding matrix metalloproteinase-28 isoform X2, with product MVTGVSLLLRSLPLLLWSCRDAQPARLGRPELRQEAEAFLEKYGYFNEQGSKAPASTQFSNAIREFQWVSQLPISGVLDRATLHQMTLPRCGVADADSHAAWAERISALFAGRRAKMRRKKRFAKPGNKWYKQHLSYRLVNWPERLPEPAVRGAVRAAFQLWSNVSALEFWEAPATGPADIRLTFFQGDHNDGLANAFDGPGGALAHAFLPRRGEAHFDRDERWSLSRRRGRNLFVVLAHEIGHTLGLAHSPAPRALMAPYYKKLGRDALLSWDDVLAVQSLYGKPLGRSVATQLPGKLFTDFEAWDPRNSQRIRPEIRGPKYCYSSFDAITVDGQWRLYVFKGSHFWEVAADGNVSEPRPLQKRWPGLPPNIEAAAVSLEDGDFYFFKGSRCWRFQGMKSVWGNSQLCRAGGLPRHPDAALFFPPLRRLVLFKGARYYVLARGGKQVEPYYPRSLRDWAGVPEEVSGALPRPDGSVVFFRDDHYWHLDQAKLRVTGSGRWATELPWMGCWNANSGGALF from the exons GCATTCCTGGAGAAGTATGGATACTTCAATGAGCAGGGTTCGAAAGCTCCAGCCTCCACGCAGTTCAGCAATGCCATCAG AGAGTTCCAGTGGGTGTCCCAGCTGCCTATCAGTGGCGTGTTGGACCGGGCCACACTGCATCAGATGACACTTCCGCGCTGTGGGGTTGCAGACGCCGACAGTCATGCAGCTTGGGCAGAGAGGATCAGTGCCCTGTTTGCTGGACGCCGGGCCAAAATGAGACGTAAGAAACGCTTTGCAAAGCCAG GTAACAAATGGTACAAACAGCATCTGTCCTACCGCCTGGTGAACTGGCCTGAGCGCCTGCCCGAGCCAGCTGTCCGAGGGGCCGTACGAGCTGCCTTCCAGTTGTGGAGCAATGTGTCAGCGCTGGAGTTCTGGGAGGCCCCAGCCACAGGCCCTGCTGACATCCGCCTCACCTTCTTCCAAGGGGACCACAATGATGGGCTAGCCAATGCATTCGACGGCCCAG GGGGCGCCCTGGCGCACGCCTTCCTGCCCCGCCGGGGCGAAGCGCATTTCGACCGAGATGAGCGTTGGTCCCTGAGCCGCCGCCGCGGGCGCAACCTGTTCGTGGTGCTGGCGCACGAAATCGGCCACACGCTCGGTCTCGCGCACTCGCCCGCGCCGCGCGCGCTCATGGCGCCCTACTACAAGAAGCTGGGCCGCGACGCCCTGCTCAGCTGGGACGACGTGCTAGCGGTGCAGAGCCTGTATG GGAAGCCTCTGGGACGCTCAGTGGCCACCCAGCTCCCTGGAAAGCTATTCACTGACTTTGAGGCTTGGGACCCTCGCAACTCCCAGAGGATACGCCCCGAAATCAGAGGTCCTAAATACTGCTACTCTTCCTTTGATGCCATCACTGTAG ATGGACAGTGGCGACTGTACGTCTTCAAAGGAAGCCACTTCTGGGAAGTCGCAGCTGATGGCAATGTTTCAGAGCCCCGTCCCCTGCAGAAAAGGTGGCCTGGGCTGCCTCCCAATATCGAGGCTGCTGCAGTGTCGCTGGAAGATGGAGACTTCTACTTCTTTAAAG GGAGTCGATGTTGGAGGTTCCAGGGCATGAAGTCtgtgtggggtaactcacaactgTGCCGGGCTGGAGGTCTGCCCAGACACCCGGACGCCGCTCTCTTCTTCCCGCCTCTGCGCCGCCTTGTCCTCTTCAAGGGCGCCCGCTACTACGTGCTGGCTCGAGGCGGGAAGCAAGTGGAGCCCTACTATCCTCGCAGCCTGAGGGACTGGGCGGGGGTCCCTGAGGAGGTCAGTGGCGCCCTACCAAGGCCGGATGGCTCCGTCGTCTTCTTCAGAGATGACCACTACTGGCACCTGGATCAAGCCAAACTGCGGGTGACCGGCTCCGGCCGCTGGGCCACAGAGCTGCCCTGGATGGGCTGTTGGAATGCCAACTCAGGAGGTGCCCTGTTCTGA
- the Mmp28 gene encoding matrix metalloproteinase-28 isoform X3: MVTGVSLLLRSLPLLLWSCRDAQPARLGRPELRQEAEAFLEKYGYFNEQGSKAPASTQFSNAIREFQWVSQLPISGVLDRATLHQMTLPRCGVADADSHAAWAERISALFAGRRAKMRRKKRFAKPGNKWYKQHLSYRLVNWPERLPEPAVRGAVRAAFQLWSNVSALEFWEAPATGPADIRLTFFQGDHNDGLANAFDGPGGALAHAFLPRRGEAHFDRDERWSLSRRRGRNLFVVLAHEIGHTLGLAHSPAPRALMAPYYKKLGRDALLSWDDVLAVQSLYGKPLGRSVATQLPGKLFTDFEAWDPRNSQRIRPEIRGPKYCYSSFDAITVDGQWRLYVFKGSHFWEVAADGNVSEPRPLQKRWPGLPPNIEAAAVSLEDGDFYFFKGKVTLRCDEEVG; this comes from the exons GCATTCCTGGAGAAGTATGGATACTTCAATGAGCAGGGTTCGAAAGCTCCAGCCTCCACGCAGTTCAGCAATGCCATCAG AGAGTTCCAGTGGGTGTCCCAGCTGCCTATCAGTGGCGTGTTGGACCGGGCCACACTGCATCAGATGACACTTCCGCGCTGTGGGGTTGCAGACGCCGACAGTCATGCAGCTTGGGCAGAGAGGATCAGTGCCCTGTTTGCTGGACGCCGGGCCAAAATGAGACGTAAGAAACGCTTTGCAAAGCCAG GTAACAAATGGTACAAACAGCATCTGTCCTACCGCCTGGTGAACTGGCCTGAGCGCCTGCCCGAGCCAGCTGTCCGAGGGGCCGTACGAGCTGCCTTCCAGTTGTGGAGCAATGTGTCAGCGCTGGAGTTCTGGGAGGCCCCAGCCACAGGCCCTGCTGACATCCGCCTCACCTTCTTCCAAGGGGACCACAATGATGGGCTAGCCAATGCATTCGACGGCCCAG GGGGCGCCCTGGCGCACGCCTTCCTGCCCCGCCGGGGCGAAGCGCATTTCGACCGAGATGAGCGTTGGTCCCTGAGCCGCCGCCGCGGGCGCAACCTGTTCGTGGTGCTGGCGCACGAAATCGGCCACACGCTCGGTCTCGCGCACTCGCCCGCGCCGCGCGCGCTCATGGCGCCCTACTACAAGAAGCTGGGCCGCGACGCCCTGCTCAGCTGGGACGACGTGCTAGCGGTGCAGAGCCTGTATG GGAAGCCTCTGGGACGCTCAGTGGCCACCCAGCTCCCTGGAAAGCTATTCACTGACTTTGAGGCTTGGGACCCTCGCAACTCCCAGAGGATACGCCCCGAAATCAGAGGTCCTAAATACTGCTACTCTTCCTTTGATGCCATCACTGTAG ATGGACAGTGGCGACTGTACGTCTTCAAAGGAAGCCACTTCTGGGAAGTCGCAGCTGATGGCAATGTTTCAGAGCCCCGTCCCCTGCAGAAAAGGTGGCCTGGGCTGCCTCCCAATATCGAGGCTGCTGCAGTGTCGCTGGAAGATGGAGACTTCTACTTCTTTAAAG GGAAAGTAACACTCAGGTGTGATGAAGAAGTCGGATAA